A genomic region of Metopolophium dirhodum isolate CAU chromosome 1, ASM1992520v1, whole genome shotgun sequence contains the following coding sequences:
- the LOC132932937 gene encoding uncharacterized protein LOC132932937, with protein sequence MPNTNNIVGMTTRSRANEGNLNVMGTAQQNENAQSAVRLIEKNSQHDIFANGGTLGEQNNSEKTSQNGSNVESVNAVDTNAMLNTLMVQNNMLMELLKLQQHKPLNDITIAPDLNKSIPVFNGLNTGYQALDWLRTVNGVANLHRWPDNFKLQSVRANLDGAARHWYASRDIENWPDFERQFHKTFVGTVMTGDRWKEMSRRVQVRNENIHEYFHEKVHLCKMVGMSFHEMKIQILEGLYSKDLCVYLLSRNHRDEDELLSDVVEYGRLDASRSSRIRHTIIDAKEKDTYKTGVTRSTVVATPKKDQTKTVTTGTLTTRSCYNCGSKDHISPQCPKPRREKGACYECAATDHQIGTCPTRKKRFGDDGKSRSAGLMNIDVEGDSGPTDEYPMPYEVRCEYNVPVEGEECHVRFNAMVDTGSPVNENETVKETVDNWNEILCIDFNSDVNVCTDTVNVNPELDCDVNDKFIKIYNVEYLSRINVEPHSDNNCNFEMKIVLKHEQPISFRSRRLSYSEQGSLRNIIDELLSENIIRPSNSPYSSPIVLVKKKNKSFRLCVDYRELNKITVKDNFPAPLIDDQLDRLKGKKIFTSLDLKNGFHHVRMNEASIPYTSFVTPIGQYEYLRMPFGLSNSPRVFNRYIQFIFHDLICRGELLVYLDDMLIATQTFPEHFKILSEVFRIAAKHKLRFNFDKCSFGYYEVEYLGYIVNEHGIRASTKHVDAMLNYPVPKNQKPVRQFLGLASYFRRFICNFWVIAKPLYDLVKKNVDFIFGEQEQEAFKYLSSVLTKTPVLAIYSPTAETELHCDASSSGFGAILLQKQSDNKFKPVFYFSQRTSPVESKYHSFELECLAVVYAIKRFHVYLIRHIF encoded by the exons ATGCCGAATACCAATAATATCGTCGGTATGACTACCCGTTCCCGCGCGAATGAAGGAAATTTGAACGTCATGGGTACTGCACAACAGAACGAAAATGCACAAAGTGCTGTGCGACTAATCGAGAAAAATTCGCAGCACGATATATTCGCCAATGGAGGGACACTAGGTGAACAAAATAATTCGGAAAAAACTTCGCAAAATGGATCGAACGTCGAGAGCGTGAATGCAGTCGATACGAACGCTATGCTCAATACGCTGATGGTGCAAAATAATATGCTCATGGAGTTATTAAAATTGCAACAGCATAAACCACTCAACGACATAACCATTGCTCCGGATTTAAATAAGTCGATACCGGTTTTCAATGGTCTTAACACTGGTTATCAAGCGTTAGACTGGCTGAGGACTGTGAATGGAGTTGCCAATTTACATCGGTGGCCCGATAATTTTAAGTTACAATCCGTACGAGCAAACTTAGACGGTGCAGCCCGACATTGGTATGCGTCACGCGACATCGAAAACTGGCCGGATTTCGAAAGACAATTTCACAAAACATTTGTTGGTACCGTTATGACCGGTGACCGGTGGAAAGAAATGTCCCGTCGTGTTCAAGTTCGAAATGAAAACATCCACGAGTACTTCCACGAAAAAGTACATCTTTGTAAGATGGTTGGAATGTCTTTCCATGAAATGAAGATACAAATATTAGAAGGCTTATATTCTAAAGATTTGTGTGTCTACTTATTAAGTCGTAATCACAGAGACGAAGACGAATTGTTAAGCGACGTAGTCGAATATGGACGCTTGGATGCGTCACGTTCGAGTCGCATTCGTCATACAATTATCGACGCTAAGGAAAAGGACACGTACAAAACAGGTGTAACGCGATCAACTGTTGTAGCTACACCGAAGAAAGATCAGACAAAAACTGTAACAACCGGAACACTAACTACGCGCTCGTGTTATAACTGTGGCTCGAAAGACCACATTTCGCCGCAATGTCCAAAGCCGAGAAGGGAGAAGGGCGCGTGCTACGAATGCGCGGCGACAGATCATCAAATAGGAACCTGCCCTACACGTAAGAAACGATTCGGTGATGACGGAAAATCGAGGTCGGCTGGGCTGATGAATATTGACGTCGAGGGCGACAGTGGGCCAACAGACGAGTACCCGATGCCGTATGAAGTTCGGTGCGAATACAATGTACCAGTGGAGGGAGAGGAGTGTCATGTCAGATTCAACGCGATGGTCGACACAGGAAGTCCT GTGAACGAGAATGAGACCGTGAAAGAGACAGTCGATAATTGGaacgaaatattatgtattgattttaactCAGACGTAAACGTGTGTACAGATACGGTGAACGTAAATCCCGAGTTAGACTGTGatgtaaatgataaatttattaaaatttataacgtTGAATACCTATCGCGAATAAATGTAGAACCACATAGTGATAATAATTGCaattttgaaatgaaaataGTGTTGAAACACGAACAACCTATATCGTTTAGGTCGAGAAGGTTGTCTTATAGCGAGCAAGGTAGTTTGCGTAATATTATCGACGAATTGTTATCCGAAAACATAATAAGACCAAGTAATAGCCCCTATAGTAGTCCGATTgtattagtgaaaaaaaaaaataaaagtttcaggCTGTGTGTTGATTATCGAGAGCTTAACAAAATTACAGTTAAAGATAATTTCCCAGCGCCTTTAATAGATGATCAATTAGACCGTTTAaaagggaaaaaaatatttacttcgtTAGATTTGAAAAATGGTTTTCATCATGTACGCATGAACGAAGCTTCTATTCCATATACGTCATTTGTCACGCCTATAGGGCAATATGAATACCTGAGAATGCCGTTTGGGTTGTCAAATTCACCTCGAGTTTTTAATcggtatattcaatttatattccATGACCTAATTTGTCGGGGGGAACTGCTTGTGTATTTAGACGACATGTTGATAGCAACACAGACTTTCcctgaacattttaaaatattaagtgagGTTTTCCGTATAGCTGCAAAACACAAGTTAcgttttaattttgacaaatgTTCGTTTGGATATTATGAAGTAGAATACCTCGGATATATAGTAAATGAGCACGGTATACGGGCTAGTACGAAACACGTCGACGCGATGCTTAATTACCCGGTCCCGAAAAACCAAAAACCGGTCAGGCAGTTTTTAGGATTAGCTAGTTATTTTCGacgttttatttgtaatttttgggTAATAGCTAAACCATTATATGACCTTGTAAAGAAAAATGTCGATTTTATTTTCGGTGAGCAAGAACAGGAAGCGTTCAAATACTTAAGTTCAGTACTAACAAAGACACCCGTATTAGCT